A portion of the Pseudomonas protegens CHA0 genome contains these proteins:
- a CDS encoding enoyl-CoA hydratase/isomerase family protein: MTFSEIAYEQSGPVVIIRFNRPEQRNCIGPVTHRELIEAWTRFREDDNALVAIITGTGDRAFCAGGDLKAAAQLVPSSAEEMAAHDRGERPGIIGPSRWTEIYKPIIAAVNGVAYAGGLEWACFADIRIAEEHASFGVTCRRWNIGLADGGTQRLPRIIGMGRAMELILTGKVIDAQEAYRIGLVNEIVPSGRSLKRALELAHVLAGLPQPAMRSDKEAAVRGYGLPLAEGLKIEAQCFNRSIHQPETQEGLRRFIERDHPDRASQQSPGTPGIVRN; this comes from the coding sequence ATGACTTTCAGCGAAATAGCCTATGAGCAGTCCGGGCCCGTGGTGATCATCCGCTTCAATCGTCCCGAGCAGCGCAACTGCATCGGCCCGGTCACCCACCGCGAGCTGATCGAGGCCTGGACGCGTTTTCGCGAGGATGACAACGCCCTGGTGGCAATCATCACCGGCACCGGCGACCGAGCCTTCTGCGCCGGCGGCGATCTCAAGGCGGCCGCGCAACTGGTGCCCAGCAGCGCCGAGGAAATGGCAGCCCACGACCGTGGCGAACGCCCGGGCATCATCGGCCCCAGCCGCTGGACCGAGATCTACAAGCCGATCATTGCCGCGGTCAACGGCGTGGCCTATGCCGGTGGCCTGGAGTGGGCCTGTTTTGCCGACATCCGCATCGCTGAAGAACACGCCTCGTTCGGCGTTACCTGCCGGCGCTGGAATATCGGCCTGGCGGATGGCGGCACCCAGCGCCTGCCACGGATCATCGGCATGGGCCGGGCCATGGAACTGATTCTCACGGGCAAGGTGATTGACGCCCAGGAGGCGTACCGTATCGGCCTGGTCAACGAAATAGTGCCCAGTGGGCGCTCCCTGAAACGGGCACTGGAGCTGGCCCATGTCCTGGCCGGCCTGCCGCAACCGGCGATGCGTTCGGACAAGGAAGCGGCCGTGCGTGGCTATGGCTTGCCATTGGCGGAGGGCTTGAAGATCGAAGCGCAGTGCTTCAACCGCTCGATCCATCAACCGGAAACCCAGGAAGGGTTGCGGCGGTTCATCGAGCGCGATCATCCGGATCGGGCCAGCCAGCAGTCGCCCGGTACGCCGGGTATTGTCAGGAACTAA
- a CDS encoding AAA family ATPase yields the protein MDTQQLRQLVPEPGRDMDTAACLSAIPALARLADTPQDPIYHAEGDVWIHTRLVVEALLAQPAYQQASAEQRFVLFFAALLHDIAKPDTTVIDKDTGRIGQPGHSRRGAVDARLLLWRAGVPFELREQICRIIAVHQVPFFALQGDRSGRSPEFLLHKLSWELPLWMLCAVAEADMQGRNYAGKADVLDAIELWRELAQEEGCLHGPRAFADDYTRIQYLRGARVHPDYPLHAPQGSSVVMLSGLPASGKDTWTAQHHPELPVVSFDDARQALGLRHGQNEGAAAHYAIDRAKALLREHKPFVWNSTHLSAQMRNRTLDLLYGYGAQVEILYLERPEGEIMRRNQQRDTSLRNDDIRRMLFKWEVPLPTEAHRVVYQAVTG from the coding sequence ATGGATACTCAACAACTGCGCCAACTGGTCCCCGAGCCGGGGCGCGATATGGACACCGCCGCCTGCCTGTCGGCCATTCCGGCCTTGGCGCGCCTGGCCGACACACCGCAGGACCCGATCTACCACGCCGAGGGCGATGTATGGATTCATACCCGCCTGGTGGTCGAAGCATTACTGGCCCAACCCGCCTACCAGCAGGCCAGCGCCGAGCAGCGCTTTGTGCTGTTCTTCGCGGCCCTGTTGCACGACATCGCCAAGCCCGACACCACGGTGATCGACAAGGATACCGGGCGTATCGGCCAGCCCGGTCATTCACGCCGGGGGGCGGTGGATGCGCGGCTACTGTTGTGGCGCGCCGGTGTGCCGTTCGAGCTGCGCGAGCAGATCTGCCGCATCATCGCCGTGCACCAAGTGCCGTTTTTCGCCCTGCAGGGTGATCGCAGCGGCCGCAGCCCTGAGTTCCTGCTGCACAAACTGTCCTGGGAACTGCCGCTGTGGATGCTCTGTGCCGTCGCCGAGGCCGATATGCAGGGCCGCAACTACGCCGGCAAGGCCGATGTACTGGACGCCATCGAACTGTGGCGCGAACTGGCGCAGGAGGAGGGCTGCCTGCACGGACCGCGGGCCTTTGCCGACGACTACACACGCATTCAGTACCTGCGTGGCGCCCGGGTACATCCCGACTACCCGTTGCACGCGCCGCAGGGTTCGTCGGTGGTGATGCTCTCGGGCCTGCCGGCCAGCGGCAAGGACACCTGGACCGCACAGCATCACCCGGAGCTGCCGGTGGTGTCGTTCGACGACGCCCGCCAGGCCCTGGGCCTGCGCCATGGACAGAATGAAGGCGCCGCTGCGCATTACGCCATCGACCGGGCCAAGGCCTTGCTGCGAGAGCACAAACCCTTTGTGTGGAACTCGACGCACCTGTCGGCGCAGATGCGCAACCGCACCCTGGACTTGCTCTACGGCTACGGCGCGCAGGTGGAAATTCTCTACCTGGAGCGCCCCGAGGGCGAGATCATGCGGCGCAACCAGCAGCGCGACACCTCGCTGCGCAACGATGATATCCGCCGCATGCTGTTCAAGTGGGAAGTGCCACTGCCCACCGAGGCGCATCGGGTTGTTTATCAGGCGGTGACGGGGTGA
- a CDS encoding MliC family protein yields the protein MTFPLRTMVGSVALSALLATSLATAEQGPSFNCSEKMTGSITTLICQNPGLAALDRKLATIYRDALKNAGKRGNVLKAEQRGWIKGRDECWKTDDQQACVADSYRRRIVELQTGYGLVTSSAPVMFDCASNGRISVTFFQTEPPTLTALYKGRQSLMLEASSASGSRYLGQNESFWEHQGEAVVTWGHGAEEMICKKAG from the coding sequence ATGACCTTTCCCCTTCGAACAATGGTGGGCAGTGTCGCTTTATCGGCCCTGCTGGCCACTTCTCTGGCAACGGCCGAACAAGGTCCTTCATTCAACTGCAGTGAGAAAATGACCGGGTCGATAACCACACTGATCTGCCAGAACCCTGGTCTCGCGGCACTGGACCGCAAGTTGGCCACTATTTATCGCGACGCCCTGAAGAATGCCGGCAAGCGCGGCAATGTGCTCAAGGCCGAACAGCGTGGCTGGATCAAGGGCCGCGACGAGTGCTGGAAGACCGATGATCAGCAAGCCTGCGTGGCTGATAGCTATCGTCGGCGCATCGTCGAACTGCAGACGGGTTATGGGCTGGTCACCTCCTCCGCTCCAGTCATGTTCGATTGCGCGAGCAATGGCCGTATCAGTGTCACCTTCTTCCAGACCGAACCGCCCACCCTCACCGCCTTATATAAAGGCCGGCAATCGCTGATGCTGGAGGCCAGCTCTGCCAGCGGCTCACGTTACCTAGGGCAGAACGAGAGCTTCTGGGAGCATCAGGGCGAGGCTGTTGTCACTTGGGGCCATGGGGCTGAAGAGATGATCTGCAAGAAAGCAGGCTGA
- a CDS encoding Imm15 family immunity protein, with protein sequence MKLTDLYNKVISKEPYNDMDVFFESYESFEEIPLVSRYGRLKHLMDEMSSDGVSDFLTGLALFVLNTLRVLKVSTGKDVFFAVTFTDFEGLAQQGVLIPNIFICAKPASVSFLEKVREHDRGLASKEMKEVKKHFSSCGAETAFDFYESRSYDAACAEEIVRVFAVPRIS encoded by the coding sequence ATGAAGCTTACAGATCTCTATAACAAGGTAATCAGTAAAGAGCCGTACAATGATATGGACGTGTTCTTCGAGAGCTATGAAAGCTTTGAAGAGATTCCGCTTGTATCAAGGTATGGTCGCTTAAAGCACCTGATGGATGAAATGAGCAGCGACGGGGTGTCTGATTTCCTGACAGGGCTCGCTTTGTTTGTTTTAAATACTTTAAGAGTCTTGAAGGTTTCAACAGGTAAAGATGTTTTTTTTGCCGTGACTTTTACAGACTTTGAAGGGCTGGCGCAGCAAGGTGTTCTCATACCCAATATTTTTATTTGCGCAAAGCCAGCTTCAGTCAGTTTTTTGGAAAAAGTACGAGAACATGATAGAGGGCTTGCGTCGAAGGAGATGAAGGAAGTGAAAAAACATTTTTCCAGCTGTGGGGCAGAAACTGCTTTTGATTTTTATGAAAGCAGATCTTATGACGCAGCTTGCGCTGAAGAAATTGTAAGGGTCTTTGCTGTACCCAGGATTTCTTGA
- the praB gene encoding alkane oxidation protein activator PraB, with protein sequence MKSLNSLMIASALVIGLCSTTLVAAAPHFSPQGPFYGNNGTLSIKLPSSFQAQVTCGISLSGSINTQDEAKIHSVFISGSGICKSLQAKNLPWILKPENVFSLKLEGVSFVVSNFVPASNCGANDIFVTWNGPLQKLSAFNQALTGNCTLATLDITLQPPLTLVP encoded by the coding sequence ATGAAAAGCTTGAATAGCCTGATGATCGCAAGTGCGCTTGTCATAGGGTTGTGCTCCACGACCCTGGTGGCCGCTGCACCACACTTTTCACCCCAGGGCCCGTTCTACGGCAACAATGGCACCCTCTCGATAAAACTGCCGTCGTCGTTTCAGGCACAGGTCACCTGTGGCATCAGCCTGAGCGGTTCGATCAACACTCAGGATGAAGCCAAGATCCACAGTGTGTTCATCAGCGGTAGCGGAATCTGCAAGTCCTTGCAGGCAAAGAATCTGCCCTGGATCTTGAAACCGGAAAACGTATTTTCCTTGAAGCTGGAGGGCGTCAGCTTTGTCGTCTCCAATTTCGTACCTGCCAGCAATTGCGGGGCCAATGACATATTCGTGACCTGGAACGGTCCCCTTCAAAAGTTGAGTGCCTTCAACCAGGCCCTCACTGGCAATTGCACACTGGCCACGCTGGATATCACCCTGCAGCCGCCACTGACCCTGGTCCCGTAG
- a CDS encoding linear amide C-N hydrolase: MKVMKVLPLPRKAVPRALVLALSSIILSLPLAQACTRLTYLGSNQSVITARSMDWKTDVATHLWIFPQGMQRNGEVGANSIKWTSRYGSVIASGYDIATSDGVNQAGLVTNLLWLVESQYPLPDNGKPGLSIAAWAQYVLDNYATVAEAVDALKKEPFTLVTANVPGDTRLATLHLSISDATGDSAIIEYIKGKPVIHHGREFQVMTNSPTFDEQLALNAYWKSIGGTVMLPGTNRAADRFARASFYVNAIPKDESPQVSLASVFSVIRNVSVPYGISTPGEPNISSTRWRTVVDHQRKLYFFESALTPNTFWVDLKKIDFASTTGQVKKLDLGKDQSTIYSGEVSGDFKVTPAFKFQGA; encoded by the coding sequence ATGAAGGTAATGAAGGTATTGCCACTGCCCAGGAAAGCCGTGCCTAGGGCCTTAGTCCTGGCCCTCAGCAGTATCATCCTGTCCCTGCCCCTCGCCCAGGCCTGCACCCGGCTGACCTACCTGGGAAGCAACCAGAGCGTGATCACCGCCCGTTCCATGGACTGGAAAACCGACGTGGCGACCCATCTGTGGATCTTCCCGCAGGGCATGCAGCGCAATGGTGAGGTGGGAGCCAACTCGATCAAGTGGACCTCGCGCTACGGCAGTGTGATTGCCTCGGGCTATGACATCGCGACTTCCGACGGCGTCAACCAGGCAGGCCTGGTGACCAACCTGCTGTGGCTGGTGGAGTCCCAGTACCCGTTGCCCGACAACGGCAAGCCGGGCCTCAGCATCGCCGCCTGGGCCCAGTATGTGCTGGACAACTACGCCACCGTGGCGGAGGCCGTGGACGCGCTGAAGAAAGAGCCCTTTACCCTGGTGACGGCCAATGTCCCCGGGGACACGCGCCTGGCGACCCTGCACCTGTCGATTTCCGACGCCACGGGGGACAGCGCGATCATCGAGTACATCAAGGGCAAGCCGGTGATTCACCATGGCCGGGAATTCCAGGTCATGACCAATTCCCCGACCTTTGATGAACAGCTGGCCCTCAATGCCTACTGGAAATCCATTGGCGGCACCGTCATGTTGCCGGGCACCAACCGCGCCGCGGATCGCTTCGCCCGAGCCTCCTTCTATGTCAACGCTATTCCCAAGGACGAGAGCCCGCAGGTCTCCCTGGCCAGCGTGTTCAGCGTAATCAGAAACGTCTCTGTGCCTTACGGCATCTCCACCCCGGGTGAACCGAATATCTCCTCCACTCGCTGGCGCACTGTAGTGGACCATCAACGCAAGCTGTACTTTTTCGAGTCGGCACTGACCCCCAATACCTTTTGGGTCGACCTGAAGAAGATCGACTTCGCAAGCACTACGGGCCAGGTGAAGAAGCTCGACTTGGGCAAGGACCAGTCCACCATCTATTCCGGCGAAGTCTCCGGCGACTTCAAGGTCACCCCCGCCTTCAAGTTTCAAGGTGCCTGA